The genomic DNA CTGAATCCCCGGAGTTGGTATCAGTACGCCCGGGCGAACACCGCGTCGGTGGTGGCGGGGCGGCCGCAGATCACGCAGGCGCCCTCGGTGCCGCTCTGGTCGAAGGGCAGGCAGCGGATGGTGACACCCAGCCCGCGCGCCTTCTCCTCGCACGCCTCGTCGCCGCACCACTTGGCGATGGCGAAGCCCGGCTGCTCCGACGCCGGCGTCTCGTCGCCGCCCTCGGCGAAGTAGGCCTCGAACTCGCCGAAGGTGGTGATGTCGCGCCGGGTGCGGGCCACCTGGAAGGCGCGCGCCTGCTCCAGGTAGCCGCGCTGGATCTCGTCCAGCAGCGCCCCCACGCCGGCCACGAAGTCCCCCCGCCCGGTGCGGACGTACTCCGTGGGGCCGTGGTCGCGGCGGAGGTAGCTGACGCCGTCGTTCCCCATGTCCTTGGGGCCGAGCTCGAGGAGGAGCGGCACGCCGCGCTTGACCCACTTCCACTTCTTGTCGCGCGCCTCGTACAGCGAGTCGTCCACCAGCACCTCGATCGCCCGCCCGCCGGCGAAGGTCTGCCCCCGGATCTCGTCAGCGACGCGGCGGGCGTAGGCCAGGACCTCCTCGCCCGCGTCCTTCCGCATCATCGGCACGATCACCACCTGGTGCGGGGCCACGCGGGGCGGCACGCGCAGGCCGTTGTCGTCGGCGTGCGTCATCACCAGCGCGCCGATCAGCCGCGTCGACACGCCCCACGAGGTGGTGAAGGCGTACTCCTGCGCGCCCTCGGCGTTCTGGAAGGAGATGCTGAACGCCGTGGCGAAGTTCTGGCCGAGGTAGTGGCTGGTTCCCGCCTGCAGCGCGCGGCCGTCCTGCATCATGGCCTCGATGCAGTAGGTGTTCACCGCGCCGGGGAAGCGCTCGCCGGGCGTCTTCTCGCCGGGGATGACGGGGACGGCGAGATCTTCCTCCACCACCTTCGCGTACACCTCGTGCAGGATGCGCAGGGTGTACTCCATGGCGTCGTCGTGGCTGGCGTGCGCGGTGTGCCCCTCCTGCCAGAGGAATTCCGTCGTGCGCAGGAGGACGCGCGGCCGCAGCTCCCAGCGGACCACGTTGGCCCACTGGTTCAGAAGCAGCGGCAGGTCGCGGTAGCTCTGCACCCAGTCGGCCATGCTCTCGCCGATGATGGTCTCGCTCGTGGGGCGGACGATCAGCGGCTCGGCCAGCTCGCCGGTGGGCACCAGCTTCCCCTCGCGCGCCTCGAGGCGGTGGTGGGTGACCACCGCCATCTCCTTGGCGAAGCCCTCCACGTGCGCGGCCTCGCGCTCGAGGTAGCTCAGGGGGATGAAGAGCGGGAAGTAGGCGTTCACCGCGCCGGCGTCCTTGATGGCGCGGTCCAGCGTGCGCTGGAGCTGCTCCCACACGCCGTAGCCCCACGGCTTGATGACCATGCACCCGCGCACGTGGCTCATCTCGGCCACGTCCGCGTCGCGGACCACGGCCTGGTACCACTGCGCGTAGTCCTCGTCGCGCGTGGGGGTGATGGCGGTGCGCGCCATGGTGGCGCCCTTCGTCTGCTCTGCCACGGGATCCCCCGCTTCCGTTCTCTGATTTCCGATGAATGCCGAAGACACAAAACGCCCTCCGCGGGTGGAAGGACGTATTGCAAGCATATCACCGCGCGGCGGGTTGGGGCAAGGGAAGATGAGCGGAGTGGGCGGGGAAGTGCCGAGTGCCCAGTGCCCAGTGCCCAAGGCGCGAGGAGCAGCTTTGGTGCGCGTCCGCGGGATCGCGCCCTCTCCGGCTCGCT from Longimicrobium sp. includes the following:
- a CDS encoding aminoacyl--tRNA ligase-related protein, which codes for MAEQTKGATMARTAITPTRDEDYAQWYQAVVRDADVAEMSHVRGCMVIKPWGYGVWEQLQRTLDRAIKDAGAVNAYFPLFIPLSYLEREAAHVEGFAKEMAVVTHHRLEAREGKLVPTGELAEPLIVRPTSETIIGESMADWVQSYRDLPLLLNQWANVVRWELRPRVLLRTTEFLWQEGHTAHASHDDAMEYTLRILHEVYAKVVEEDLAVPVIPGEKTPGERFPGAVNTYCIEAMMQDGRALQAGTSHYLGQNFATAFSISFQNAEGAQEYAFTTSWGVSTRLIGALVMTHADDNGLRVPPRVAPHQVVIVPMMRKDAGEEVLAYARRVADEIRGQTFAGGRAIEVLVDDSLYEARDKKWKWVKRGVPLLLELGPKDMGNDGVSYLRRDHGPTEYVRTGRGDFVAGVGALLDEIQRGYLEQARAFQVARTRRDITTFGEFEAYFAEGGDETPASEQPGFAIAKWCGDEACEEKARGLGVTIRCLPFDQSGTEGACVICGRPATTDAVFARAY